The following coding sequences lie in one Leucobacter allii genomic window:
- the hflX gene encoding GTPase HflX gives MLARAAGGATVIRDAGRVHDLTGGAQALGDASDDRLADDLDAIRMEREDRASLKRVVGLSTELEDVTEVEYRQLRLENVVLIGVYSGSGQRGLEDAENSLRELAALAETAGARVLDGLLQRRANPDPSTYLGKGKARELQELVAAVGADTVVADTELAPSQRRALEDVVKVKVIDRTAVILDIFSQHAKSREGKAQVELAQLEYLLPRLRGWGESMSRQAGGQVGSGGAGMGSRGPGETKMELDRRKIHTRMAKLRKQIAGFAPAREAKRSSRKRGEVPSVAIAGYTNAGKSSLVNRLTGTQELVQNQLFATLDTAVRHAETADGRSFTYADTVGFVRNLPHQLVEAFRSTFEEVGEADVILHVVDGSHPDPESQLRTVRDVIAEVDAQAIPELVAFNKADLLDDSQRLVLHGLVPDAVFVSARTGEGIEELRARIDAALPIPDREVTAVIPYDRGELVAELHERNRVLETEYVEAGTRVRAYVTGEMFAKLEGYLSA, from the coding sequence GTGCTGGCGCGCGCCGCCGGAGGCGCCACCGTGATCCGCGACGCGGGTCGCGTGCACGACCTCACGGGCGGCGCGCAGGCCCTCGGCGACGCCTCCGACGACCGACTCGCCGACGACCTCGACGCGATCCGCATGGAGCGCGAGGATCGCGCGTCGCTGAAGCGCGTCGTCGGACTCTCGACCGAGCTCGAGGATGTCACGGAGGTCGAGTACCGCCAGCTGCGCCTCGAGAACGTCGTGCTCATCGGCGTCTACTCCGGCTCCGGTCAGCGCGGCCTCGAGGACGCCGAGAACTCGCTCCGCGAGCTCGCCGCCCTGGCCGAGACCGCGGGCGCGCGCGTGCTCGACGGACTGCTGCAGCGCCGGGCGAACCCTGACCCGAGCACCTATCTCGGCAAGGGCAAGGCCAGGGAGCTGCAGGAGCTTGTCGCCGCCGTCGGCGCGGACACGGTCGTCGCCGACACCGAGCTGGCCCCGAGCCAGCGCCGCGCGCTCGAGGACGTCGTGAAGGTCAAGGTGATCGACCGCACCGCCGTGATCCTCGACATCTTCAGCCAGCACGCGAAGAGCCGCGAGGGCAAGGCGCAGGTGGAGCTCGCGCAGCTCGAGTACCTGCTGCCGCGCCTGCGCGGCTGGGGCGAGTCGATGTCGCGCCAGGCGGGCGGCCAGGTCGGCTCCGGCGGCGCCGGCATGGGCTCCCGCGGCCCCGGCGAGACGAAGATGGAGCTGGATCGGCGCAAGATCCACACCCGGATGGCGAAGCTGCGCAAGCAGATCGCCGGCTTCGCACCGGCCCGTGAGGCGAAGCGTTCGAGCCGCAAGCGAGGCGAGGTGCCGTCGGTCGCGATCGCGGGGTACACCAACGCGGGGAAGTCGAGCCTCGTCAACCGGCTCACCGGCACTCAGGAGCTCGTGCAGAACCAGCTCTTCGCGACGCTCGACACGGCGGTGCGGCATGCCGAGACGGCCGACGGGCGCAGTTTCACCTACGCCGACACGGTCGGCTTCGTCCGCAACCTCCCGCACCAGCTCGTCGAGGCGTTCCGCTCGACGTTCGAGGAGGTGGGCGAGGCGGATGTGATCCTGCACGTGGTCGACGGCTCGCACCCCGATCCCGAGTCGCAGCTGCGCACCGTCCGCGACGTCATCGCCGAGGTCGACGCGCAGGCCATCCCCGAGCTCGTCGCGTTCAACAAGGCGGATCTCCTCGACGATTCGCAGCGGCTCGTGCTGCACGGCCTCGTGCCGGACGCGGTCTTCGTCTCCGCCCGCACGGGCGAGGGGATCGAGGAGCTGCGGGCGCGGATCGACGCGGCCCTGCCGATCCCTGATCGGGAGGTGACCGCGGTGATCCCCTACGATCGCGGTGAGCTGGTCGCCGAGCTGCACGAGCGCAACCGGGTGCTCGAGACCGAGTACGTCGAGGCCGGCACACGGGTGCGCGCGTACGTCACGGGCGAGATGTTCGCGAAGCTCGAGGGCTACCTCTCGGCATAG
- the miaB gene encoding tRNA (N6-isopentenyl adenosine(37)-C2)-methylthiotransferase MiaB, with amino-acid sequence MSLAIADPTEIAPSPAALRPDGTPRSYTVRTLGCQMNVHDSERLSGSLEAAGYVAAEDADAADVVVINTCAVRENAAKKLYGSLGTLAGVKRQREGMQIAVGGCLAQKDQGEIVAKAPWVDVVFGTHNMGSLPVLLERARHNAEAQIEILESLEVFPSTLPTKRDSASSGWVSISVGCNNTCTFCIVPSLRGKEKDRRPGDILAEVRALVDDGAIEVTLLGQNVNTYGVEFGDRQAFGKLLRAMGEIEGLERVRFTSPHPAAFTDDVIAAMAETPNAMPQLHMPLQSGSDAVLKAMRRSYRSKRFLGILDAVRARIPHAAITTDIIVGFPGETEEDFQETLRVVEASRFSSAFTFQYSIRPGTPAAEMPDQLPKAVVQERYERLLALQERISHEENLAQIGRTLEVLVAVGEGKKDAATRRLSGRAEDNRLVHFALPEGAEEPRPGDVVTVEVTSAAPHFLIADSAVAATPRYAVRRTRAGDAWDRRQAESCGVPAPAAASGSAPRVVSLGLPALRTR; translated from the coding sequence ATGAGTCTCGCCATCGCCGATCCCACCGAGATCGCGCCGTCGCCCGCGGCGCTCCGCCCCGACGGCACCCCGCGCAGCTACACGGTGCGCACGCTCGGGTGCCAGATGAACGTGCACGACTCCGAGCGGCTCTCCGGCTCGCTCGAGGCCGCGGGATACGTCGCCGCGGAGGACGCGGATGCGGCCGACGTCGTCGTCATCAACACCTGCGCCGTGCGCGAGAACGCCGCGAAGAAGCTCTACGGCAGCCTCGGCACGCTCGCCGGGGTGAAGCGGCAGCGCGAGGGGATGCAGATCGCCGTCGGGGGATGCCTCGCGCAGAAGGATCAGGGGGAGATCGTCGCGAAGGCCCCCTGGGTCGACGTCGTCTTCGGTACGCACAACATGGGCTCCCTGCCCGTGCTGCTCGAGCGCGCGCGACACAACGCCGAGGCCCAGATCGAGATCCTCGAGTCCCTCGAGGTGTTCCCCTCCACGCTGCCGACGAAGCGCGATTCGGCATCGAGCGGCTGGGTCTCCATCTCGGTCGGCTGCAACAACACCTGCACCTTCTGCATCGTCCCCTCGCTGCGGGGCAAGGAGAAGGACCGTCGACCGGGCGACATCCTCGCCGAGGTGCGGGCCCTCGTCGACGACGGCGCCATCGAGGTGACGCTGCTCGGGCAGAACGTCAACACCTACGGCGTCGAGTTCGGCGACCGGCAGGCCTTCGGCAAGCTGCTGCGCGCCATGGGCGAGATCGAGGGCCTCGAGCGCGTGCGCTTCACGAGCCCGCACCCCGCCGCGTTCACCGACGACGTGATCGCCGCGATGGCCGAGACCCCGAATGCGATGCCGCAGCTCCACATGCCGCTGCAGTCGGGGTCGGACGCCGTGCTCAAGGCGATGCGGCGCTCCTACCGTTCGAAGCGCTTCCTCGGCATCCTCGACGCCGTGCGCGCGCGCATTCCGCACGCGGCGATCACGACCGACATCATCGTCGGGTTCCCCGGCGAGACGGAGGAGGACTTCCAGGAGACCCTTCGCGTCGTCGAGGCGTCCCGATTCTCGAGCGCGTTCACCTTCCAGTACTCGATCCGCCCGGGCACCCCGGCGGCCGAGATGCCTGACCAGCTGCCCAAGGCGGTCGTGCAGGAGCGCTACGAGCGGCTGCTCGCCCTGCAGGAGCGGATCTCGCACGAGGAGAACCTCGCGCAGATCGGGCGCACGCTCGAGGTGCTCGTCGCCGTCGGCGAGGGCAAGAAGGACGCCGCGACGCGCCGGCTCTCCGGCCGGGCTGAGGACAACCGCCTCGTCCACTTCGCCCTCCCCGAGGGCGCCGAGGAGCCCCGACCGGGCGATGTCGTCACGGTCGAGGTGACGAGCGCCGCGCCGCACTTCCTCATCGCCGACTCCGCCGTGGCCGCGACGCCCCGGTACGCGGTGCGGCGCACGCGCGCCGGCGACGCGTGGGATCGGCGTCAGGCGGAGAGCTGCGGCGTCCCCGCCCCGGCGGCGGCGAGCGGCAGCGCGCCGCGCGTCGTGAGCCTCGGGCTGCCGGCGCTCCGGACGAGATGA
- the miaA gene encoding tRNA (adenosine(37)-N6)-dimethylallyltransferase MiaA, with translation MPGQAPAPRLWAVVGATGTGKSALSLDLAEALAAQGRRAEIVNADAMQLYRGMDIGTAKLAPAERRGIPHHLFDALTPAEEATVAWYQPRARGAIAGIHARGADAILVGGSGLYASSVLFDFRFPPRDDALRAELEAEAARAGVDPLLERLRGIDARAAAAVDARNPRRVVRALEVALLGGEAQTELPAAPEHWYGGFPGATRLLGVHCERSELVPRLDRRVESMWAAGLLDEVRGLLPYGIAHGPTASRAIGYAQALAQLEGRMTEAEAIAETQALTRRYARRQVSWFRRYAGIEWLAAGELPGALLRARADA, from the coding sequence ATGCCCGGGCAGGCCCCGGCCCCGCGGCTGTGGGCCGTGGTCGGCGCGACGGGGACCGGCAAGTCCGCCCTCTCCCTCGACCTCGCGGAGGCGCTGGCCGCGCAGGGCCGCCGGGCCGAGATCGTGAACGCCGACGCGATGCAGCTCTACCGCGGCATGGACATCGGCACGGCGAAGCTCGCCCCCGCGGAGCGCCGGGGCATCCCGCACCACCTCTTCGACGCGCTGACCCCTGCGGAGGAGGCGACGGTGGCCTGGTACCAGCCGCGCGCCCGTGGGGCCATCGCGGGCATCCACGCCCGCGGCGCCGACGCGATCCTCGTCGGCGGATCCGGCCTCTACGCCTCGAGCGTGCTCTTCGACTTCCGCTTCCCGCCGCGCGACGACGCGCTGCGGGCCGAGCTCGAGGCGGAGGCCGCGCGCGCCGGCGTCGATCCGCTGCTCGAACGGCTGCGCGGCATCGACGCGCGCGCCGCCGCAGCGGTCGATGCGCGCAATCCGCGCCGCGTCGTGCGGGCGCTCGAAGTGGCCCTGCTCGGCGGCGAGGCCCAGACGGAGCTGCCCGCGGCGCCCGAGCACTGGTACGGCGGATTCCCGGGCGCGACCCGCCTCCTCGGGGTGCACTGCGAGCGGTCCGAGCTCGTACCGCGGCTCGACCGCCGAGTCGAATCGATGTGGGCTGCGGGGCTCCTCGACGAGGTGCGCGGCCTCCTCCCGTACGGCATCGCCCACGGCCCGACCGCTTCGCGGGCGATCGGGTATGCGCAGGCGCTCGCGCAGCTCGAGGGCCGCATGACGGAGGCGGAGGCGATCGCCGAGACGCAGGCGCTCACCCGTCGCTATGCGCGGCGCCAGGTGAGCTGGTTCAGACGCTACGCGGGCATCGAATGGCTCGCCGCCGGGGAACTGCCCGGGGCGCTGCTGCGCGCGCGTGCGGATGCGTGA
- a CDS encoding methylenetetrahydrofolate reductase, with protein sequence MSALLLTGSAPTRTRFSFEVFPARSGAAALALGHAVQHLSAAGPDFISVTYGANGSNRDASLDLLRYLRDRTSALPLAHLTTVGETREAVRRAIHGILDAGIHDFLALRGDPPRGSGEADAAVAGSLSSRELVELVAEARADRPALTSVGRTAVAAYPNGHPLSRSRSEDLDWLVAKQEAGARFAITQLFFRAEEYLGFVAEARERGLRIPVLPGLMPVSTSAQLRKVASLAGRPAPEGLVRALDAAGGYAPELGVEHTIGLARELIAGGAPSIHLYTFNRHEQVLAVLRELHLLAPDPVLRASFAADRARTPPGNSRDPV encoded by the coding sequence ATGAGCGCCCTGCTGCTCACGGGCAGCGCGCCGACCCGTACCCGGTTCTCCTTCGAGGTCTTCCCGGCGCGCAGCGGAGCTGCGGCGCTCGCGCTCGGCCACGCCGTGCAGCACCTCTCGGCGGCCGGACCCGACTTCATCTCGGTCACCTACGGCGCGAACGGCTCGAATCGGGACGCCTCGCTCGACCTGCTGCGCTACCTCCGCGACCGCACGAGCGCACTTCCGCTCGCCCATCTCACGACGGTGGGCGAGACGCGGGAGGCCGTACGGCGCGCGATCCACGGGATCCTCGACGCCGGCATCCACGACTTCCTGGCGCTCCGCGGCGATCCGCCGCGCGGCAGCGGCGAGGCCGACGCCGCCGTTGCCGGATCCCTGAGCTCGCGGGAGCTCGTCGAGCTCGTCGCCGAGGCCCGCGCGGATCGGCCCGCCCTCACGAGCGTCGGCCGGACGGCGGTCGCTGCCTACCCGAACGGCCATCCGCTCTCGCGCTCGCGCTCCGAGGATCTGGACTGGCTCGTCGCGAAGCAGGAGGCGGGGGCGCGGTTCGCGATCACGCAGCTCTTCTTCCGCGCCGAGGAGTACCTCGGCTTCGTCGCCGAGGCGCGCGAGCGCGGCCTGCGCATCCCGGTGCTCCCGGGGCTCATGCCCGTCTCCACGAGCGCGCAGCTGCGGAAGGTCGCCTCCCTCGCGGGGCGTCCGGCGCCCGAGGGGCTCGTGCGCGCGCTCGACGCTGCCGGCGGGTACGCGCCGGAGCTCGGGGTCGAGCACACGATCGGACTGGCCCGCGAGCTGATCGCGGGCGGGGCGCCGTCGATCCACCTGTACACCTTCAACCGCCATGAGCAGGTGCTCGCGGTGCTGCGCGAGCTGCATCTGCTCGCCCCGGACCCGGTGCTCCGGGCCTCGTTCGCGGCGGATCGGGCTCGCACGCCCCCAGGGAACTCGCGAGACCCTGTGTAG
- the dapF gene encoding diaminopimelate epimerase, producing MTTLAFTKGHGTGNDFVLYTDPEGTRPLTPEQIRFLCDRRFGIGADGVIRAVRSRALPEGAASLAEEPEAEWFMDYWNADGTPAEMCGNGIRVYAHYLIAEGLVAPERRDTLPIGTRAGVKDVLAGVSGYTVDLGRWRLAPERLVAAHGLDVARPGLGIDLGNPHIVAALAHDGELDALDLGRRPALDPEPADGANVEFVVPADPLVKDGVARIRMRVHERGVGETLSCGTGTAAAALAFRHWGGEGMPNHWRVDVPGGRLAVRMFPTEEGEHVSLNGPAELVYSGEIELPEA from the coding sequence ATGACCACCCTCGCGTTCACCAAGGGCCACGGCACCGGCAACGACTTCGTGCTCTACACCGATCCCGAAGGAACGCGCCCGCTCACGCCTGAGCAGATCCGCTTCCTGTGCGACCGCCGCTTCGGCATCGGCGCGGACGGCGTCATCCGCGCCGTGCGCTCGCGCGCGCTCCCCGAAGGGGCGGCGAGCCTCGCGGAGGAGCCGGAGGCCGAGTGGTTCATGGACTACTGGAACGCCGACGGCACGCCGGCCGAGATGTGCGGCAACGGGATCCGCGTCTACGCGCACTACCTCATAGCCGAGGGGCTCGTCGCTCCGGAGCGCCGGGACACGCTCCCCATCGGCACCCGCGCGGGCGTCAAGGACGTGCTCGCCGGGGTCTCCGGCTACACCGTCGACCTCGGTCGGTGGCGGCTCGCGCCGGAGCGGCTCGTCGCGGCGCACGGTCTCGACGTCGCCAGGCCCGGCCTCGGTATCGACCTCGGCAACCCCCACATCGTCGCGGCGCTCGCGCACGACGGGGAGCTCGACGCGCTCGACCTCGGTCGACGCCCCGCACTCGACCCGGAGCCCGCCGACGGTGCGAACGTGGAGTTCGTGGTGCCCGCCGATCCGCTGGTGAAGGACGGCGTCGCGAGGATCCGCATGCGCGTGCACGAGCGCGGCGTCGGCGAGACGCTCTCCTGCGGCACCGGCACCGCCGCTGCGGCGCTCGCGTTCCGGCATTGGGGCGGCGAGGGCATGCCGAACCACTGGCGGGTCGACGTGCCGGGAGGGCGGCTCGCCGTGCGGATGTTCCCGACGGAGGAGGGCGAGCACGTCTCCCTGAACGGGCCGGCGGAGCTCGTCTACTCGGGCGAGATCGAGCTGCCCGAGGCCTGA
- the metE gene encoding 5-methyltetrahydropteroyltriglutamate--homocysteine S-methyltransferase produces MTATTPLPTATILGYPRIGRRRELKRAVESFWAGRIDETELRATARELRAATRERLVALGLPAAGGAIPESFSFYDQVLDATLALGAIPARFADIAGAGDLASYFALARGDERHQPLEMTKWFDTNYHYSVPEIDERTPFAADPAQLVAQLVEARGQGVSSRPVLVGPVTYLLLAKPSDDAGRRFTPIDRLDEVVAVYAELLASLAAAGAEWVQLDEPALVSDSLLLSREETLALVERAYRRLGGGATRPAILLAAPYGDSAAALPRLGALPVEAVQADLVRGGLPEAALADGSLAQAFTGTQLVAGVVDGRNVWRTDLRAALERLGRLRDAGIATVVGTASSLQHVPHDVAEETRLDARLRSWLAFADQKVAQTATLARGLADGSAAIAAELAETDAALADRASAPGVHVGAIRDRAAAVGEADRRRGEEAERRDAQRALGIPELATTTIGSFPQTAEIRRARAGFGRGEIDREAYDGFLRAEIERVIRLQEEIGLDVLVHGEAERNDMVQYFAEHLDGFAVTEHGWVQSYGTRATRPSILWGDVSRPAPITVSWSGYAQSLTERPVKGMLTGPVTILAWSFVRDDQPLADTADQVALALRDEIDDLVAAGIRIVQVDEPALRELLPLDAERQRAYLDWSVGAFRLATSGAGPGIQIHTHLCYSEFGEIIGAVDGLDADVTSIEAARSRMDVVAPLGDHGYSRGIGPGVYDIHSPRVPSAEEQAELIRIAGRRIPGEQLWVNPDCGLKTRGYEEAVASLTNLVRAARLVRADAAPAGAGTA; encoded by the coding sequence ATGACCGCGACGACCCCCCTGCCCACCGCCACGATCCTCGGCTACCCGAGGATCGGCCGCCGCCGCGAGCTCAAGCGCGCGGTCGAATCCTTCTGGGCGGGCCGCATCGACGAGACCGAACTGCGCGCGACGGCCCGGGAGCTGCGCGCCGCAACCCGCGAGCGGCTCGTCGCGCTCGGGCTCCCCGCCGCCGGCGGCGCCATCCCCGAGAGCTTCAGCTTCTACGACCAGGTGCTCGACGCGACCCTCGCGCTCGGCGCGATCCCGGCGCGCTTCGCCGACATCGCGGGGGCGGGCGACCTCGCGAGCTACTTCGCGCTGGCCCGCGGTGACGAGCGGCACCAGCCGCTCGAGATGACGAAGTGGTTCGACACGAACTACCACTACAGCGTCCCCGAGATCGACGAGCGCACGCCGTTCGCCGCCGACCCGGCGCAGCTGGTCGCGCAGCTCGTCGAGGCCCGGGGGCAGGGCGTCTCCTCCCGCCCGGTGCTGGTGGGGCCCGTCACCTACCTGCTCCTCGCGAAGCCCTCGGACGACGCGGGACGGCGCTTCACGCCCATCGATCGCCTCGATGAGGTCGTCGCGGTCTACGCCGAGCTGCTCGCGTCGCTCGCGGCGGCCGGCGCCGAATGGGTGCAGCTCGACGAGCCGGCCCTCGTCTCCGACTCCCTGCTGCTCTCCCGCGAGGAGACGCTCGCGCTCGTCGAGCGCGCGTACCGCCGGCTCGGCGGCGGCGCCACACGCCCCGCGATCCTGCTGGCGGCGCCCTACGGGGACTCCGCGGCCGCCCTGCCCCGTCTCGGCGCGCTGCCCGTCGAGGCCGTGCAGGCCGACCTCGTCCGCGGCGGCCTCCCCGAGGCGGCGCTCGCCGACGGCTCGCTGGCGCAGGCCTTCACCGGCACGCAGCTCGTCGCCGGGGTCGTGGACGGGCGCAACGTCTGGCGCACCGACCTGCGCGCCGCGCTCGAGCGCCTCGGCCGTCTCCGCGATGCGGGCATCGCCACCGTCGTGGGCACCGCCAGCAGCCTGCAGCACGTGCCCCACGACGTCGCGGAGGAGACGCGGCTCGATGCGCGGCTGCGCAGCTGGCTCGCCTTCGCCGACCAGAAGGTCGCGCAGACGGCGACGCTCGCCCGAGGGCTCGCGGACGGCTCGGCGGCCATCGCCGCAGAGCTCGCCGAGACCGACGCCGCCCTCGCCGACCGTGCTTCCGCGCCCGGCGTGCACGTCGGCGCGATCCGGGATCGCGCTGCGGCCGTCGGCGAGGCCGATCGGCGCCGCGGCGAGGAGGCGGAGCGCCGGGATGCGCAGCGCGCGCTCGGGATCCCCGAGCTCGCGACCACCACCATCGGATCCTTCCCGCAGACCGCGGAGATCCGCCGCGCCCGCGCCGGCTTCGGCCGCGGCGAGATCGACCGGGAGGCCTACGACGGCTTCCTGCGCGCGGAGATCGAGCGCGTGATCCGGCTGCAGGAGGAGATCGGCCTCGACGTCCTCGTGCACGGCGAGGCCGAGCGCAACGACATGGTGCAGTACTTCGCCGAGCATCTGGACGGCTTCGCCGTCACCGAGCACGGCTGGGTGCAGTCCTACGGCACGCGCGCGACCCGGCCGTCCATCCTCTGGGGAGACGTGTCGCGCCCCGCGCCCATCACCGTCTCCTGGAGCGGCTACGCGCAGTCGCTCACGGAGCGTCCCGTGAAGGGGATGCTCACCGGCCCCGTGACGATCCTGGCCTGGTCGTTCGTGCGCGACGATCAGCCGCTCGCCGACACCGCCGATCAGGTGGCCCTCGCCCTGCGCGACGAGATCGACGATCTCGTCGCCGCGGGCATCCGCATCGTCCAGGTCGACGAGCCCGCGCTGCGCGAGCTGCTGCCCCTCGACGCCGAGCGGCAGCGCGCCTACCTCGACTGGTCGGTCGGCGCCTTCCGGCTCGCCACGAGCGGCGCCGGGCCCGGGATCCAGATTCACACGCACCTGTGCTACTCGGAGTTCGGGGAGATCATCGGCGCCGTCGACGGCCTCGATGCCGACGTGACCAGCATCGAGGCGGCCCGCAGCCGCATGGACGTGGTGGCGCCGCTCGGCGACCACGGCTACTCCCGCGGCATCGGCCCGGGCGTCTACGACATCCACTCGCCGCGCGTGCCGAGCGCCGAGGAACAGGCGGAGCTCATCCGGATCGCCGGGCGGCGGATCCCGGGCGAACAGCTCTGGGTGAACCCCGACTGCGGGCTGAAGACGCGGGGATACGAGGAGGCGGTCGCGAGCCTCACGAACCTCGTGCGGGCGGCGCGACTCGTGCGGGCCGATGCGGCGCCGGCCGGCGCCGGCACCGCATGA
- a CDS encoding GNAT family acetyltransferase, whose protein sequence is MGVALRAFDTADTEEVVALWKRCGLTRPWNDPRADIARKLTVQPELFRLAVERAPVPEAGAPRGDVAAPEAIVGSVMAGYDGHRGWMYYLAVHPARRGAGIARALVADAEARLLALGCPKAMLMVRRDNGDALGLYDALGYRTDEVHVRGRRLIADHAPASEPRDAPAAAPRRLGR, encoded by the coding sequence ATGGGAGTCGCGCTGCGCGCCTTCGATACGGCGGACACCGAGGAGGTCGTCGCGCTCTGGAAGCGGTGCGGGCTCACGCGACCGTGGAACGACCCCCGCGCCGACATCGCCCGCAAGCTGACGGTGCAGCCCGAGCTCTTCCGCCTCGCGGTGGAACGCGCTCCCGTCCCCGAGGCGGGTGCGCCGAGGGGCGACGTCGCCGCTCCGGAGGCCATCGTGGGCAGCGTCATGGCGGGATACGACGGGCATCGCGGATGGATGTACTATCTCGCCGTCCACCCGGCGCGACGGGGCGCGGGGATCGCCCGGGCCCTGGTGGCCGACGCCGAGGCGCGGCTCCTGGCCCTCGGCTGCCCGAAGGCCATGCTCATGGTGCGCCGCGACAACGGCGATGCGCTCGGACTGTACGACGCCCTCGGCTACCGCACCGACGAGGTGCACGTGCGCGGCAGACGGCTCATCGCGGATCATGCCCCGGCCTCCGAGCCGCGGGACGCCCCCGCGGCAGCGCCCCGTAGACTGGGGCGATGA
- a CDS encoding class I SAM-dependent methyltransferase: protein MNQHYFSASPAGALEPREIKAVLAGAARTVLTAGGVFSPEQLDRGTGILLRELAADPALGDDAAGPLLDIGCGWGPIALDAALRDPEREIWAIDVNERSRELTRRNAAGLGLERVRVAAPEDVPAELGFAEIRSNPPIRVGKEALHGILRQWLPRLSAGSEPGVAHFVVAKHLGADSLQRWIATEFPTLEVSRIARDKGFHVIRAQA from the coding sequence GTGAATCAGCACTACTTCTCGGCGTCGCCCGCGGGCGCGCTGGAGCCCCGCGAGATCAAGGCGGTGCTGGCGGGCGCCGCCCGCACCGTCCTGACGGCCGGAGGGGTGTTCAGCCCCGAGCAGCTGGACCGCGGCACCGGGATCCTGCTCCGCGAGCTCGCCGCCGATCCCGCGCTCGGCGACGATGCCGCCGGCCCGCTGCTCGACATCGGCTGCGGTTGGGGGCCGATCGCGCTGGATGCGGCGCTGCGCGATCCCGAGCGCGAGATCTGGGCGATCGACGTCAACGAGCGCTCCCGCGAACTGACCCGGCGCAACGCCGCAGGGCTCGGCCTCGAGCGGGTGCGCGTCGCCGCCCCCGAGGACGTTCCGGCGGAGCTCGGCTTCGCCGAGATCCGCTCGAACCCGCCCATCCGGGTGGGCAAGGAGGCGCTGCACGGCATCCTGCGGCAGTGGCTCCCCCGGCTGAGCGCCGGCTCCGAACCCGGCGTCGCGCACTTCGTCGTCGCCAAGCACCTCGGCGCCGATTCGCTCCAGCGCTGGATCGCGACGGAGTTCCCCACGCTGGAGGTCTCCCGCATCGCCCGCGACAAGGGCTTTCACGTCATCCGCGCGCAGGCGTAG
- a CDS encoding regulatory protein RecX: MAVRFLPPPEAPRPERAAERGDLAEVIELRSRLAQRSWLPASEGPEPGGAASGAPARGAPELGGAEPDVDPGEVPGAEPGELPSIARAPVAIDEPATEAPSERAGCAEDGVRILARRARSSGELREELLRLEHDAGEVETVIDEFIASHYLDDSGLARAVTEKLRSSKRASRSQIRVKLRGRKLPDAVIEEALGALDVDEEFALLRETAVDRARKLGGLDRQTAERRLLGFLARRGWSGEPAARAAREALDGAGRPSGGVRFS, from the coding sequence ATGGCGGTGCGATTCCTGCCCCCGCCCGAAGCGCCGCGACCGGAGCGCGCGGCGGAGCGCGGCGACCTCGCGGAGGTCATCGAGCTCCGCTCGCGGCTGGCGCAGCGCTCCTGGCTCCCGGCGTCCGAGGGGCCCGAGCCCGGCGGAGCCGCCTCCGGCGCCCCCGCGCGCGGCGCTCCCGAGCTCGGCGGAGCCGAGCCCGATGTCGATCCCGGGGAGGTCCCTGGGGCGGAACCCGGGGAGCTGCCGAGCATCGCGCGCGCGCCGGTCGCCATCGACGAGCCCGCAACGGAGGCCCCGTCGGAGCGCGCCGGCTGCGCCGAGGACGGCGTACGGATCCTCGCGCGCCGCGCGCGATCCAGCGGAGAGCTGCGCGAAGAACTGCTCCGGCTCGAGCACGACGCCGGGGAGGTCGAGACCGTCATCGACGAGTTCATCGCGAGCCACTACCTCGACGATTCCGGGCTCGCCCGCGCGGTCACCGAGAAGCTGCGGAGCTCCAAGCGCGCGAGCCGCTCCCAGATCCGGGTGAAGCTCCGCGGCCGGAAGCTGCCGGACGCGGTCATCGAGGAGGCGCTCGGAGCACTCGACGTCGACGAGGAGTTCGCGCTGCTGCGGGAGACCGCGGTCGATCGGGCCCGCAAGCTCGGCGGGCTCGACCGGCAGACCGCCGAACGACGCCTCCTCGGCTTCCTTGCACGGCGCGGCTGGTCCGGCGAGCCCGCGGCGCGGGCCGCGCGCGAGGCGCTCGACGGCGCCGGTCGCCCCTCCGGCGGCGTCCGCTTCAGCTGA